In one window of Qipengyuania profundimaris DNA:
- a CDS encoding flavin reductase family protein translates to MFDAHAFRDALGTFVTGVTIVTARDEEGQPFGLTANSFNSVSLDPPMVLWSLSLQSRTLKVFRDAENWAVHVLAADQQDMSDRFAQPGEDKFAGLTATDGPEGAPLIEGCAARFGCRARFEYEGGDHAIFLGEVVDFDRRDAEPLIYHGGSYGRVQRRLSGENLEREGLAERVGEELSLTASGVDLLAALQSLAKS, encoded by the coding sequence ATGTTCGACGCCCACGCCTTCCGCGATGCCCTGGGGACCTTCGTGACCGGCGTCACGATCGTGACTGCGCGCGACGAGGAGGGGCAGCCGTTCGGCCTCACTGCGAACAGTTTCAATTCGGTCAGCCTTGATCCACCGATGGTCTTGTGGAGCCTCTCGCTGCAATCGCGCACGCTGAAGGTCTTTCGCGATGCGGAGAACTGGGCGGTGCATGTGCTGGCCGCGGACCAGCAGGACATGTCGGATCGCTTTGCCCAGCCGGGCGAGGACAAGTTTGCCGGGCTTACCGCTACCGACGGCCCGGAAGGCGCGCCCTTGATCGAGGGTTGCGCGGCCCGCTTCGGCTGCCGCGCGCGCTTCGAATACGAGGGCGGCGACCACGCCATCTTCCTCGGCGAAGTGGTCGATTTCGACCGGCGCGATGCGGAGCCGCTAATCTATCATGGCGGCAGCTACGGCCGCGTGCAGCGTCGCCTTTCGGGGGAGAACCTCGAACGCGAGGGGCTGGCCGAACGCGTAGGCGAAGAGCTTTCCCTTACGGCGAGCGGCGTCGATTTGCTCGCTGCATTGCAGAGCCTAGCGAAGAGCTAG